The following is a genomic window from Amycolatopsis cihanbeyliensis.
GCGCGTCCACCATGATGAGCTGCTCCATCACCCATTCGTTGATCGGGGTGCAGTGGCTCTGGATCACGAACGCATCGGAACCGCGCACGGATTCCTGGTACCGCACGAAGACCTCGCCGTTGGCGAAGTTGTGTGCGGTCTGCGGCGTGACTGTCACGTCGAGGTGCTTGGCGACCTCGTCGGCCAGCTCGGGGTGCGCTCGCCCGGAGAACAGCATCAGGTTCTTCTTCGGCGTACCGGACTTTGGGCTCATGGTTGCGACTCCCCGTCGTCTGCTGCGTTCTCCAGGTGCCCCTGGTTCTGCTGATTTTCCTGCTGTGCGGCGAGGGCGGCCTCGGCCGCCTCCGCCGCTGAGCTGCCCGGCCTGCGCCGCGCGACCCAGCCCTCGATATTGCGTTGCGGACCCCCCGACACGGCGAGCGCTCCCGGCGGGACGTTCCGCCGTACGACCGTTCCCGCCCCGCTGTAGGCACCGTCACCCACGGTGATCGGCGCTACGAACATGTTGTCCGATCCGGTTCGGACATGCGAACCGATCGTGGTGTGCTGCTTGCGTTCCCCGTCGTAGTTGACGAAGACGCTGGACGCGCCGATGTTGCTGTGCTCGCCGATGGTCGCGTCGCCGACGTAGGTCAGATGCGGCACCTTGGTGCCCTTGCCGATGTCGGTCTTCTTCGTCTCCACGAAGGTGCCGATCTTCCCCTCGTCCCCGAGCCGGGTGCCCGGCCGCAGGTAGGCGAACGGGCCGACCGAGCAACCTGCGCCCAGCACGGCACCGGACCCGTGCGTGCGGATCACGCTCGCCCCCTCGCCGACCGTGACGTCGGTGAGCGTGGTGTCCGGGCCGATGGTCGCGCCCTCGCCGACGGTGGTGCCGCCGTGCAGCTGCACCCCCGGCGCGATGGTGACGTCCCTGGCCAGGGTCACCCCCGCGTCCAGCCAGGTGGTCGCGGGATCGACCACGGTGACGCCGGCACGCTGCCAGTGCCGCACGAGCCGCCGGTTCAGTTCCGCGCCGACCGTGGCGAGCTGCACCCGGTCGTTCACGCCCTCGGTCAGCCAGGGGTCGTCCACCACCAGCGCACCTGCCTTCCGGCCGTCGCCGCGGGCGATCCCGAGTACGTCGGTCAGGTACAGCTCGCCCTGCGCGTTGTCCGTGGACAGCCGGGAAAGGGCGTCGGCGAGTACCGTCGCTTCGAAGGCGTACACGCCGGAGTTGATCTCGGCGATGCTCCGCTGCTCCGCGGTGGCGTCCTTGTGCTCCACGATCCCGGTCACCGCGCCATCGGCGTCCCGGACGATCCGCCCGTAGCCGGAGGGGTCCTCGACCACCGCGGTGAGCACGGTGACCGCGTTGCCGCTGTCCCGGTGCTCGGCGAGCAGCTCGGTGAGTGCCTCGGTGTTCAGCAGCGGCGTGTCCCCGTAGCTGACCAGCACGGTCCCGGTGAGCCCCGCGGGCAGCTCGGCGAGCGCGCAGGACACCGCGTGCCCCGTGCCGTTCTGGCGTTCCTGTACCGCCGTGGACACCGGCCGCCCGAGCGCCTTGCCCACCTGGTCCAGCTGCTCGGTGACCGCCTCGCGCCCGTGCCCGACCACGACGAGCAGATGCTCAGGACCCAGCCCGGCCGCGGCACGCACTGCGTGCTCGACCAGCGGCCGCCCCGCGATCGGGTGCAGCACCTTCGGCAGGGCGGAACGCATCCTGGTGCCCTCACCGGCGGCGAGGATCAACGTGCTCAACGGGCCGGTCACGGCACTCCTCAAGATCGAAACAGGGGCGGAACTCGTACCGGGGCACGATCCTACGTGTGGTCTTCGAGGCCCCACGTCGGGTCGGTCTCGACGTCGTGCTCAGGCGGTTCGCCTTCCTCGTCGCCCGCACCGAGGGTGGCCGAGGCCACCTGGTTACCGCCACGGCGCTTCGCCTGGTACATGGCGGCATCGGCCCGGGAGAGGACCTGCTCGGCGCGTTCCTGCGGGCGCAGCGAGACCAGGCCGACGGAAAGGGTGACCCCGTGGGAGAGGTGATGGGGCAGGGCGGCCACGGCGCTGACCGCCCTGCCCAGTGCCTGCTTCGCGGCCGAGACCGGCGCTCCGGGCAGCAGGGCGATGAACTCGTCCCCGCCGTAACGGGCCACCAGGTCGTCCCCGCGCAGCGCGTCCCGGAGCGTGCTGGCCACCACCCGCAGCACGTCGTCGCCCTCGGCATGCGAGTGCCGGTCGTTCACGTCCTTGAAGCCGTCCAGGTCCACCAACGCCACGGCGAGGGGCTGGGAGTCGGCCGTGCCGGCGAGGGCACGGAGCCGCTCGTCCAGTGCGCGCCGGTTGGGCAGGCCGGTCAGCGGGTCCTGCAGGGCCTGCTGGGTGATCGCGCCGTGCTCGGCGGAAAGCCGTTCGTGCTCGCGGCGCGTGTTCAGGGTGGCGATCTGCGACTCGCGCAGCGACCACAGCTCGGCCTCCAGCGCGCCGGCGTAGTCGGAGAGCAGGCCGCCGGGCTTGCCATCCACCTCGATCCGGCCCTCGGCCTCCCCGGGGTCCCCGGGCTGGCCGGGCTCGGTCTCACCGAGGCGCGCCAGCTCGCGCATCAGGTTGAGCCGCATCGAAGGCTGCGAGTTGTCCTCCGCCTGCCGGTGCCGCGTGGTGAGCAGGGTGTCCACCGCCTCCTCGCGGCGGCAGTCGCTGTCAAGGCAGCGGGCCAGCGCGATGGTCACGATCACGTGCTCGTGTGGCCAACCGTCCGTGCTCAGCAGCTCCCGCAGCCGCTCGATATGCGCGGCGCTCGGCGCGGCCAGCGCGAGCGCGGCGGCCAGCACGCCGACCTGGTCCACGGCCGCGATACCGGCCCGCCGCGGGAACAGCGACTCGGCGAACGGCGCCTCGACCGCGATGGCCATCGAGGCGGCCGTACGGAACTTCTCACCGGCCTCGTCGTAACGCCCGACGCGTTCCAGCCGCAGCCCCCAGCCGAGCAGCATCTTGATCCGGTTGATCAGTTGCAGTGTGATCTCGTGCGGACCCGCGCTGTCCCTGATCGCCTGGTGCGCGCGGGAGATCACTTCCTCCGCGGCCTCGTACACGCCGAGCTGGTTGAGCACGATCCAGCAGTCGATCAGCGCCGAGGACAGCAGCCGGTCCCATGCCCTCCTGCCGAGCTGCAGGTCGGGTGTGGCGGCGTCGTCCAGGATGGCCAGCGCCCGCGCGATCTCGGTGAGGGCGGCGTCCTCCTGCCCGGCCAGCACCAGCAGCCGGCCGCGCAGGGCATGCGCGTCCGAGCGCAGCAGCGCGAGCCCGTGCCTGCGGGTATGCGCGAGCATCTCGTCCAGCCGGGGCTCGGCCTCGGTCGCGAGGCCCTTGGTGACCAGCCTGGCGAGCGCGGCCGCCCGCAGCAGCTGCGCGACGAGCACGGGCTCGCCGCGGCGCTGGGCCTCCTCCAGCATCTCGTCCAGGGTGGCGATCACCGACAGCTGCTCGCCCCGGTCGCTGCGCTGGACGGCGGCGATCAGTTCGCGGGCACGACCGAGCAGCCAGGCATCGGACATGTCGCCCAACGCCGGGCGGTGGGTATCGCGTGGCTCGGTGTCCCGCGAGTCGGCTTCCCCCGCGTTCGGGGCCTCGTCGTGCAGCCGCCTGCACCCCCTCGTGCCAGTACATTCCCGTCGTTGCCGAAGGAACCGCTCCGCCGCCAGGATTCGAACCTGAACTGTCAGAACCAAAATCTGAAGTGCTGCCACTTACACTACGGCGGATCGCGCCTGGTCAGGATAGTCACACCGGTTCCGCGCCGAGCACGGTGGCCGGTGGGTGCGCCGGACGGCTCCTGGCCACAGCCGCTGACCTGCCCGAACGGGCACGATGACGCCCTGGCCGCGAGGGTGGCCGGGACGCCGGGCCACGACCAGACTCTACCCCGATCCCGGAAACCTCCTGTACCGTAACTTACGGAAACGTAGGTAAGGTGACCCTTGCTTGAGACTTGTTGAACTCTCGGAAAGAAGTGACGCGCATGACGGCCACTCTCGACCGTTCCGCCAACGCCGGTGAGCAGCCATCCGGTACCGGCAAGAAGCCGATGCTCAGCGGCCGCCGCTCGATGCCCGTGCACGTGACGGTGTACCTCGGCGTGCTCGTGCCGCTGGTGGCCCTCACCGCGGCCGTCCCCTTCGCCTGGGGATGGGGGTTGACCTGGGTCGACGTGGGTATCTTCCTCGCCTTCTACTGCGTCTCAGGGCTGGGCATCACAGTGGCCTTCCACCGGCATTTCACGCACGGCTCGTTCAAGGCCAAGCGCTGGCTGCGAGTGGTGATGGCGATCGCGGGCAGCATGGCCGTACAGGGCCCGCTGATCACCTGGGTCGCCGACCACCGCAGGCATCACGCTTTCTCCGACCGGGAGGGTGACCCGCACTCGCCGTGGCTGTTCGGCACCAGCCCGGCGGCCATCGCGAAGGGGTTCTGGCACGCGCACCTCGGCTGGTTGTTCGAGCGGGACACCAGCAACGTGCAGCGGTTCGCCCCCGACCTGGTCAAGGACCCGGCGCTGAACAGGGTCGACCGGCTGTTCGGGCTGTGGACGCTGCTCAGCCTGGTGCTGCCCGGGGTGTTCGGCGCGCTGCTCACCTGGTCGCTGTGGGGCGGGGTGACCGCGTTCTTCTGGGCCGGGCTGGTCCGGGTCTGCGTGCTGCACCACGTCACCTGGTCGGTGAACTCGATCTGTCACATGATCGGTGAACGTCCGTTCACCGCACGGGATCGTTCGGCGAACTTCTGGCCGCTGGCGATCTTCTCCTTCGGTGAGTCCTGGCACAACCTGCATCACGCCGACCCCACCTCGGCCAGGCACGGGGTGCGGCGCGGCCAGATCGACATCTCGGCGCGAGTCATCTGGCTGTTCGAGAAGTTCGGCTGGGCGTACAACGTGAAGTGGCCGTCAGCGCAGCGGCTGGCCAGGTTGTCGACCGAGTCCCACTAGACGCGGGCCGCTACCCTGTGCAAGTGGCGGCGAGACGGAGGGCCAAGCGCGAAACGGCCACCGGGGCGCGCCCGGCCGCCCCGGTGGCCAGGGTCCGGATGAGCGGGACCGAGCGCAGGCAGCAACTGCTGAACGTGGCCAGGGAGCTGTTCGCCGAGAAGGGCTTCGACGGGGCGTCGATCGAGGAGATCGCGCATCGGGCGAACGTATCCAAGCCCGTGGTGTACGAGCACTTCGGCGGTAAGGAAGGGATCTACGCGGTCGTCGTCGACCGGGAGACCCAGCTCCTGCTCGACCGGATGGTGTCCACCCTGCACGGGGGTCATCCGCGGGCGATGCTGGAGCAGGCGGCGGTGGCGCTGCTGTCCTACGTCGAGGAGTCCCAGGACGGCTTCCGCATCCTGGTGCGTGACTCCCCGGTGGCCAGCTCGACCGGCACCTTCTCCACCCTGCTCAACGACATCGCCGGGCAGGTGGAGCACATCCTCGGCAAGCAGTTCGCCGCCCGTGGCTACGACGACAAGCTGGCCGCCCTGTACGCGCAGGCGCTGGTCGGCCTGGTCGCGCTGACCGGCCAGTGGTGGCTGGACGCGCGCAAGCCGAAGCGCGACGAGGTCGCGGCGCACCTGGTCAACCTGGCCTGGAACGGCCTTTCCCACCTGGAGCACAAGCCCCGCCTGCACATCCACTAGGGATCAACGGCGGGATCTGGTGCGGGCGCGGCCGATGGTGACGCCGAGGATGACCAGTGCCGCCAGGGCGAGCAGCAGGGGCAACGCGCCCACGGCGTCCACCCAGGCGGCCAGCAGTGACTGCACCTCGCGCGCCGCGTCCACGATCGGGTCCGCGGTGGAGCCGCCCCCGTGGAAGACACGCAGCTCGTGTACCCCGTAGTAACCGACGTACAGGCCGGCCAGCACCAGCAGGCCGCCGCCGATCCGGTTGACGTAGGGCAGGATCCGGCGCGCGCCGCCCGCCACCGCCGACCTTGCCAGCGCGACGGCCACGGCGAGCACCCCGACCACCAGCGTCATGCCGAGGCCGTAGGCGAGGTAGGCGGTGACCCCTTCGGCGACCGAGCCGCCGCGGAAGGTCGAGGCGGTCACCGCGAGGAACGGCCCGATCGTGCAGGACAGCGAGGCGATCGCGTAGGCGAAGCCGTAGCCGAGCATCGAGCCGAGCCGCGCGGTCGGCGCCCCCCTGCCCGGTTTCGGTAGCAGCAGGGTGATCTCCTTGCCCGCCAGCATCCAGCCGCCCAGCGCCACCAGCGCGAAGCCGATCACCACGGTGACCGCCGGAAGGTACTGCTGCACCGAGGCCGCCAGCGGCGCGACCACCAGCCCGAAGGCGCCGAACACCACCAGGAAGCCGACGGCCATGGTCGCGGTCGCGGCGAGTGCCCTACCGATCGCGGCGGCCCGAGCCGATCGACCGGCACCGTCGGCGCCGTCCCCGGCGACCACGAGTGTCAGGTAGGCGGGCAGCATGGCGAACCCGCAGGGGTTCACCGTCGCGACCATGCCCGCCGCGAGGGCGAAGCCGAGTGTGTCCAGGTCCATCCGCGGATCACGCGCCGGCGAGCCGGTCGACCCGCTCGGCCAGCTCCGCCGCGGGGAGCTGGTTCTTGACCACCTCGATCGTGCCGTCCTCGCTGATGAAGGCGTAGGCGGGTTGATAGGTCACGTCGAACCTGGTCCACACCTCGCCGCCGGTGTCCTGCAGGTGGGTGAAGCCGCCGAGGTCGTGCTCGCGGACGAAGTCCTTCATCTTGCCCACCTCGTCCTGGGAGGCCACGCCGAGGAAGGTGACCTCACCGGCGTGGGTGCCCGCGGTCTCGGCCACGGCCGGTGCCTCCGCCGCGCAGTTCGGGCACCACGGCGCCCAGAACCAGAGCACCGCGGCCTCTCCGGCGAGGCTCTCCCCGGAGAACTCGGCGCCCTCCAGCGTGGTGCTGGTGAACTTTAGCTTCTCCGGCACGGTGACCGCGGGCTCGGTGGTGCCCTCCCGCGTATCCGTCGAGCCGGTCGTGCCGCTCGGCGTGGCCTGGGTGGTCGAGGCCCCGGTCGCGCTCGCGTCCTGCTCGGCGCCCTGGTCCGCACCGCAGGCGACCAGGACCACGGCGGCGAGCGAGGACACGACCGCCGCGCCGGCCTTGCGCGCGCGAAGCATCGAGTGTCTCCAGTTCTGCTGTCCCATTCGTCCATCCTGGAACAGCAAGCAGGCCCGCGGGGCCTTCGGTGGCATTACGGACCTGTGACATCCGGCGACCCGACCTCGGGGTCAGACACCGGCCCGCCCGCGTAGCGAACCCAGCAGCACTCGGAGCAGGTCGGCAAGTTGTTCCCGTTGCTCGGGGGACAGTTCGGCGAGCAACTCGTCCTCGTGCAGCAGCAACAGGTCCACGGTCCGCTCGATGGTGGCGTGCCCCTCCGGGGTGAGCTCGATGAACACGCCCCTGCGGTCCTGCGTGGAACGCACCCTGCGGACCAGCCCGGCCTTCTCCGCGCGGGCGACTCGCTGGGACACCGCTCCCGCGGTCACCAGCATGCGGTGCGCCAGCTCGCTCGCGGTCAGCCGGTAGGGCTCGCCTACCCGGCGAAGGGCGCTGAGCAGGTCCCTGGTCGCCGAGTCCATGCCGAGCCGGAGCATCGTCTCCCTCCGGTCCTCCTCGAGCAGCTTGCTGATCTGCCAGATCCGGGTGATCACACCGATCGAGGACACCGGGGTGCCAGGACGCTCCCGCAACCAGGACCGCTGGATCTCGTCCACCGCGTCGCTTGACGGATTATCCGACCCGCCTCTAGTGTCGCTCATAATATAAACTTTAACACTAAAGGAACTATTGTCATGCCCCACCCCAATGAAGTTCTGGTAACCGGAGGTGGAACGGGTATCGGCTGTGCGGTAGCCGCGCTGCTCGCCGAATCCGGCGACCGGGTCACCATCACCGGCCGCAGAGAGCACGTGCTACGCGAGGCCGCCACCCGGCTGGGAGTCCGCTATGTCGCTTTTGACGCGACCGATCCCGATGCCGTCAGTGCGGCACTCGAGAAATTGCCGGACCGGATCGACGTACTGGTGAACAATGCGGGCGGAAATACCGATATCGGTACCGAGCCCCCGGCTGCGGACGACCTCGCCGGGATCGCCGCGGCCTGGCGGTCCAACCTGGACGCCAACCTGCTCAGCGCCGTGCTGGTGACCACCGCGGTGCGGTCCCGGCTGGGCCGTGGTGGGCGGGTGGTCACGATCGGCTCGATCGCCGCCCGCACGGGAGCCGGTTCCTACGGTGCGGCCAAGGCCGCGCTCGAGGCGTGGAATGCCGACCTGGCCCGCGGCCTCGGCCCGCACGGGATCACCGCGAACGTGGTCGCCCCCGGCCTGGTCGAGGAGACCGAGTTCTTCGGCGAGCTGCTGCCCCCTGAGCGCCGGGCGCGGCTGGTCGCGGACACGTTCACCCAGCGCGCGGGCGTCCCGGAGGATGTGGCCGCGACCGTGGAGTTCCTCGCCGGTCCCGGCGCGGGCCACGTCACCGGGCAGGTGCTGCACGTCAACGGTGGCGCCCACCTCGGCCACTGAGGCAGTGCCCTGAACGTGGCTTTCCGGACGTTCAGCGTTGCGAACGGCACTATTGAGACATCTGATGTCTCGAACGCCACGTTCAGGGGCTTTGGGGTCAGGCCGGGGTGACCCGCAGCAGCTTGTCGTTGGTGCCGTTGGAGGTGGTGACGTACAGCGCCCCGTCCGGTCCGCTGCGGACCGCGCGCAGCCTGCCGTAGGTGTCGCCGAACTCCGGTGGGAGGGTGACCTCGGCGACCTCGCCCGCGCTGTCCAGCCGGAACAACAGCATCTTCTGCCCGCGGAGTGCCACCACGGCCAGCCGGTTCTCCAGCTCGCCCCACTGCGAACCGGTGAGGAAGGCGGCCCCGCACGGCGCCTGGGTCACGTCCCCGGATGTCCACAGCTCCGGAACGGCGTCGGGGAACCGGTCCAGGTCGGTCATCGGTACGTCCTCGTCGTAGTCGTCGACCGTGCCGCCACGCGAGGGGTCCCAGCCGTAGTTGCCGCCGGGCCGCAACCGGTTGAGCTCGTCGTGCGCGGTGGGACCGTGCTCGGAGGTGTAGACCGCCCCGGTCGCCGGATGCACCGCGACGCCCTGCACGTTGCGGTGGCCGTAGGTGTGCACGCGCCGCTGCGCCGGGTCGTCGGCGCCGGCGAAGGGATTGTCCGGCAGCGGTTCCCCGGTTCTCAGGTCGATGCGCAGCACCTTGCCGCCGAGGCTGCCGAGGTCCTGCGGGATGGCCGGGTCCTCCGCGGTGTCCCCGGTACCGACCAGCAACGCCCCGTCGGCGGCGATCGTCGGCCGGCAACCGGAGTGCCTGCCGCTCTGGTTCACCGGCAGCCCGGTGAGCAGGTCGCCGACCCTGGTCGCGCTGCGCCCGTCCGGAGCCAGCGTCCAGGTGACCAGCCGGACGTCCACCGCGCGCCCGTTCTCCTCGTAGGTCTGGCAGGTGGTGAACCGGCGGGACTCGGCGAAGTCCGGGTGCACCACCATGCCCAGCAGGCCACCCTCGCCGCGGACGTGCACGTCGGAGAGGTCGGCGTCCACCTCGGTCACCGAGGCTCCCGGCCTGGTGCCGGAGACCAGTGCCAGCCGGGCGGGCCGCTGGGTGACCAGCACCTTTCCGCTGGGCAGGAAACCGATGTCCCAACCGTGTTCCAGGCCGTCGGTGACCTCCTGCACGGTGAACAGCTCGCCGGTGCTCGGGGTTGGCGGGGCCTGCCGACCGCTCTCGCCGGCCTCGGTCGGTGACTGGGTACAGGCCGTCGCGGTGCCGACGAGAGCGAGCAGGGCGGCGGTTCCGGCGAGTCGCGCACGCATCCCCTCAGCATGCCCGCGCCGGCGTTGGCTCGCTGTGTGAACGCGAGCATGATCCGCTCCGCGTCCCGGCGGTCGCCGGACGTACCCTGGTCACAACCCCTCGCCCCGCTGGTTCCGGCGAGGGTGTCGCCTGGTTTTCGTGAGGGGATCTTTCGGTGACCGAAGGTTGCTTGTCCGGACTGCTGTCCGCCGTCCTGCCCGACCCCACCCTGCAGGGGGTGGTGACGCGGGCGGGCGCGCCGATACTGGACCTCGAGGGTACGAACGCCAGCAGGCAGCTGGTCGCCGCCGCGCTGGCCTCGGCCGAGGGTGCGAACCGGCCGGTGCTCGCGGTCACCGCCACCGGGAGGGAGGCCGACGAGCTGACCGCCGCGCTGACCGACCTGCTCGGTCCCGGCACGGTCGCCGCCTTCCCGTCCTGGGAAACGTTGCCGCACGAACGGCTCTCCCCCCGCGCGGACACCGTCGGCAGGCGGCTGGAAGTGCTGCACCGGCTGAACCAGCCGGACCAGGACGGCCTGCGGGTGGTGGTCGCGACCGTGCGCAGCCTGATCCAGCCGATGGCGCCCGGGCTCGGCTCGCTCGCCCCGGTCGAGCTGCGGGTCGGCGAGGAGCAGGAGTTCGAGCAGGTGCTCGAGCGGCTGATCGAGCTGGCCTACACCCGGGTGGACATGGTGGAGAAGCGCGGGGAGTTCGCCGTGCGCGGCGGCATCCTGGACGTCTTCGGACCCACGGCCGAGCACCCGCACCGGGTGGAGTTCTGGGGCGACGAGGTCAGCGAGATCCGCATGTTCGCGGTGTCCGACCAGCGGTCGCTGCCGGGCGAAGCGGCCGAGGTCGAGGCGATCACCGCCACGCCCTGCCGGGAGTTGCTGCTCACCAGCAGGGTCAAGAGCACGGCTCGCGGCCTCGCCGAGACCTACGCCGCGGACGCCCACCTTGCCGAGATGCTGACCAAGATCGCCGACGGGATCCCGTGCGAGGGCATGGAAGCGTTGATCCCGGTGCTGTGCGAGGGCGAGCTCGACCTGCTCACCGACGCCATGCCGGAGGGCACGCACGTGCTGCTGGCCGATCCGGAGAAGATCCGGACCCGCGCGCACGACCTGGTCCGCACCGGGCAGGAGTTCCTCGAGGCATCCTGGTCGGTGGCCGCCGAGGGGGGCAAGGCCCCGATCGACCTCGGCGCCTCGGCCTACCGCGACCTCGGCACGGTGCGGCGGCACGCGACCGAGGCCGGCAGGGCGTGGTGGACGCTGTCCCAGCTGACCAGCGAGGGTGCCGGGGTCTACCGGGTGGCGATCGAGGCGGCGCCCGGCTACCGCGGCGAGTTCGAGCGGGCGGCGGGCGAGCTACGCGCGCATACCGCCTCCGGTGGGGCGGCCGTACTGGTGGTGGCCGGCGCGGGGACCGCGGCCAGGGCGGTGGAGCAGCTGTCCACGGCCGAGGTACCCGCGACGTTGGCGGCCGACGGGTTGGCCGGGCCGCCGAGACCGGGGGTGGTCACCGTCACCCGCGGTGGGCTTTCCGGCGGTTTCGTCGTGCCGGAGCGTGCGTTGGTGGTGCTCGCCGAGGCCGACCTCACCGGCCGTGGCTCCAGTACCGGACCGTCCACAAGGGACATGAACACGAAGATGCCGTCCCGGCGGCGCAACGCGGTGGATCCGCTGGCGCTCAAGGCGGGCGACTACGTGGTGCACGACCAGCACGGCATCGGCCGGTTCGTGGAGATGGTGCAGCGCACCGTGGGTGGCGCCACCCGGGAGTACCTGGTGCTGGAGTACGCCTCGTCCAAGCGCGGCCATCCCGGTGACCGGTTGTTCGTGCCCACCGACCAGCTCGACGAGGTCTCCCGCTACGTCGGCGGCGAGCTGCCGACGCTGAACAAGCTCGGCGGCTCGGACTGGAAGAACACCAAGGCGAAGGCGCGCAAGGCGGTCAAGGAGATCGCCGCCGAACTGGTCCAGCTCTACGCCGCGCGGCAGGCCGCCCCCGGTCACGCTTTCGGGCAGGACACGCCGTGGCAGGCCGAGCTGGAGGACGCCTTCCCGTTCGTGGAGACCGGTGACCAGCTCGCCGCGATCGACGAGGCGAAGAGCGATATGGCGCGCAGCGTGCCGATGGACAGGGTGATCTGCGGCGACGTCGGTTACGGCAAGACCGAGATCGCGGTGCGCGCCGCGTTCAAGGCCGTGCAGGACGGCAAGCAGGTGGTGGTGCTGGTGCCGACCACCCTGCTCGCCCAGCAGCACCTGAACACCTTCACCGAGCGGATGCAGGCCTTCCCGGTGACCATCAAAGGCTTTTCCCGGTTCACCGACCCGCACGAGGCCGAGCAGACCACCGCCGGGCTCGCCGAGGGCGAGGTGGACATCGTGATCGGCACGCACCGGCTGCTGCAGACCGGGATCCGGTACAAGGACCTCGGGCTGATCATCGTGGACGAGGAGCAGCGGTTCGGCGTCGAGCACAAGGAGCACATCAAGGCGCTGCGCACGCACGTGGACGTGCTGACCATGTCGGCGACGCCGATCCCGCGGACGCTGGAGATGAGCCTCGCCGGGATCAGGGAGATGTCCACCATCCTGACCCCGCCGGAGGACCGGCACCCGATCCTGACCTACGTCGGTGCCTACGACGACAAGCAGGTGGGAGCGGCCGTCCGGCGCGAGCTGATGCGCGACGGCCAGGTGTTCTACGTCCACAACCGGGTGTCCTCGATCGAGAAGGCCGCACGCCGGCTGCGGGAGCTGGTACCGGAGGCCAGGATCGTCACCGCGCACGGGCAGATGAACGAGCACAAGCTCGAGCAGATCATCGCCGGCTTCTGGGAACGCGAGTACGACGTGCTGGTGTGCACCACGATCGTGGAGACCGGGCTGGACATCTCCAACGCCAACACGCTGATCGTGGAACGCGGCGACATGCTCGGCCTCGCCCAACTGCACCAGCTGCGTGGCCGGGTCGGCAGGGGCCGCGAGCGCGGGTACGCCTACTTCCTGTACCCGCCGGAGTCCCCGCTGACCGAGACCGCGCACGACCGGCTGGCCACCATCGCGCAGAACACCGAGCTCGGCTCGGGCATGGCCGTGGCCATGAAGGACCTCGAGATCCGCGGCGCGGGCAACATCCTCGGCGCCGAGCAGTCGGGACATATCGCGGGCGTGGGCTTCGACCTGTACGTCCGGCTGGTCGGCGAGGCGGTGGACGCCTTCCGCAAGGACGCGGGCGCGGGCTCGGGCGAGGAGGAAGGAACGCCCACCGAGGTCCGCGTCGACCTGCCGATCGACGCGCACATCCCGCACGACTACGTGCCGGGGGAGCGGTTGCGACTGGAGGCGTACCGCAAGATCGCCGCCGCCCCGGACGGCGCGGGCCTGGAGGAGGTACGTGCCGAGCTGGTCGACCGCTACGGGCAGCCGCCGGCCCCGGTGGGCAGGTTGCTCGCGGTGGCGCGGTTCCGGCACGCCTGCCGGGCCGCGGGGGTGACCGAGGTGACCTTGCAGGGCAACAACATCCGGCTCACCCCGCTGGCGCTGGCCGAGTCGCAGCTGGTGCGGCTGAAGCGGCTGTACCCGAAGGCCGTCTACAAGTCGGTGACCAGCACGGTGTCGGTGCCCAAGCCGACCGAGGGGCCCGCGGGCGGCCGGATCGGCGCGCCCCCGCTGCGGGATGAGGCCCTGCTGGACTGGTGCACCCAGTTGCTGACCTCGATGACCAGGCAACCGGTCGCTGTGACTCCGTGACCGGTTTCGCGCCGGTACGGTGTTGTGGTCCCCGGGCCGAACTGTGAGAAGGTACGCGTTGTGATGAGGATCATCGGCCGCCCACGGGCTTTGCTTTCCGTTCTTGCCGCGTCGGCACTGCTGCT
Proteins encoded in this region:
- a CDS encoding redoxin domain-containing protein codes for the protein MGQQNWRHSMLRARKAGAAVVSSLAAVVLVACGADQGAEQDASATGASTTQATPSGTTGSTDTREGTTEPAVTVPEKLKFTSTTLEGAEFSGESLAGEAAVLWFWAPWCPNCAAEAPAVAETAGTHAGEVTFLGVASQDEVGKMKDFVREHDLGGFTHLQDTGGEVWTRFDVTYQPAYAFISEDGTIEVVKNQLPAAELAERVDRLAGA
- a CDS encoding MarR family winged helix-turn-helix transcriptional regulator — protein: MSDTRGGSDNPSSDAVDEIQRSWLRERPGTPVSSIGVITRIWQISKLLEEDRRETMLRLGMDSATRDLLSALRRVGEPYRLTASELAHRMLVTAGAVSQRVARAEKAGLVRRVRSTQDRRGVFIELTPEGHATIERTVDLLLLHEDELLAELSPEQREQLADLLRVLLGSLRGRAGV
- a CDS encoding SDR family NAD(P)-dependent oxidoreductase; its protein translation is MPHPNEVLVTGGGTGIGCAVAALLAESGDRVTITGRREHVLREAATRLGVRYVAFDATDPDAVSAALEKLPDRIDVLVNNAGGNTDIGTEPPAADDLAGIAAAWRSNLDANLLSAVLVTTAVRSRLGRGGRVVTIGSIAARTGAGSYGAAKAALEAWNADLARGLGPHGITANVVAPGLVEETEFFGELLPPERRARLVADTFTQRAGVPEDVAATVEFLAGPGAGHVTGQVLHVNGGAHLGH
- a CDS encoding PQQ-dependent sugar dehydrogenase, whose amino-acid sequence is MRARLAGTAALLALVGTATACTQSPTEAGESGRQAPPTPSTGELFTVQEVTDGLEHGWDIGFLPSGKVLVTQRPARLALVSGTRPGASVTEVDADLSDVHVRGEGGLLGMVVHPDFAESRRFTTCQTYEENGRAVDVRLVTWTLAPDGRSATRVGDLLTGLPVNQSGRHSGCRPTIAADGALLVGTGDTAEDPAIPQDLGSLGGKVLRIDLRTGEPLPDNPFAGADDPAQRRVHTYGHRNVQGVAVHPATGAVYTSEHGPTAHDELNRLRPGGNYGWDPSRGGTVDDYDEDVPMTDLDRFPDAVPELWTSGDVTQAPCGAAFLTGSQWGELENRLAVVALRGQKMLLFRLDSAGEVAEVTLPPEFGDTYGRLRAVRSGPDGALYVTTSNGTNDKLLRVTPA